From Erigeron canadensis isolate Cc75 chromosome 8, C_canadensis_v1, whole genome shotgun sequence, one genomic window encodes:
- the LOC122579764 gene encoding disease resistance response protein 206-like: MTSKLQISTLFLAIFLVLLLGCSASPRKNMRSRRPCKEMVFYFHDIIYNGKNAKNATSAIVGAPAWGNHTILANQNHFGNIVVFDDPITLDNNLHSPSVGRAQGFYIYDQKDIFTSWLGFSFVFNSTAHKGSINFAGADPIMNKTRDISVIGGTGDFFMTRGVATIMTDAFEGEVYFRLRIDIKFYECW, from the coding sequence ATGACATCAAAGCTTCAAATTTCAACTCTTTTCCTTGCAATCTTTCTTGTGCTTCTTTTAGGATGTTCTGCCTCGCCTAGAAAAAACATGCGCTCTCGTCGTCCATGTAAAGAAATGGTGTTCTACTTTCATGACATTATCTACAATGGCAAGAACGCTAAGAACGCGACTTCAGCCATTGTAGGTGCCCCAGCTTGGGGCAATCACACGATTTTGGCAAATCAAAACCATTTTGGGAACATAGTTGTTTTCGATGATCCCATAACGCTAGACAACAACTTGCATTCTCCATCTGTCGGACGAGCCCAAGGATTCTATATCTATGACCAAAAAGATATATTTACATCATGGCTTGGATTCTCATTTGTGTTTAATTCAACTGCCCATAAAGGTAGCATTAACTTTGCAGGGGCTGATCCTATAATGAACAAGACAAGAGACATTTCGGTCATTGGTGGAACCGGTGATTTCTTCATGACCAGAGGCGTGGCTACCATCATGACAGACGCTTTTGAGGGAGAGGTTTACTTTAGGCTCCGCATTGACATTAAGTTCTATGAATGTTGGTGA